One Rubritalea squalenifaciens DSM 18772 genomic region harbors:
- a CDS encoding TIGR02206 family membrane protein: MPSTHMLAMQHFDTCHLLTLASIATVAILLIQGCRKLGNPANSLLTTPLAYLCFLSFPATLISWSLATTESTLENTVPLHLCDLASFACGFALLTRHKTMCELAYYWGLAGTVQGLLTPVIAYSFPHPLYLAFFWQHGVVVITALLLPLGLGWRPRKNSVLRIFLITQLYVVVAMSFNFAAGTNYGFLSAKPKTASLLDLLPAWPYYILVMEVICLAIFGLLYLPFRTKSLK, encoded by the coding sequence ATGCCATCTACCCACATGCTTGCCATGCAGCATTTTGACACCTGCCACCTGCTGACTCTGGCCAGTATAGCCACTGTGGCGATACTACTGATTCAGGGCTGCCGCAAACTCGGCAATCCGGCTAATAGCCTCCTGACTACCCCGCTGGCCTATCTCTGTTTTCTGAGCTTTCCCGCCACCCTGATTTCCTGGAGCCTGGCAACCACAGAATCTACCCTCGAAAACACTGTCCCTCTTCACCTATGTGACCTGGCCTCATTCGCTTGCGGCTTCGCGCTGCTCACCAGGCACAAGACAATGTGCGAGCTCGCCTACTACTGGGGACTAGCAGGCACCGTGCAAGGACTCTTGACCCCGGTCATCGCTTACAGCTTTCCCCACCCCCTCTATCTGGCCTTCTTCTGGCAACACGGCGTGGTGGTCATCACCGCCCTCCTGCTCCCGCTAGGGCTGGGATGGAGACCTCGCAAAAACTCGGTGCTTCGAATTTTTCTCATCACTCAGCTCTACGTCGTTGTCGCCATGTCCTTTAATTTTGCCGCTGGAACCAACTATGGATTTCTCAGCGCCAAGCCCAAAACAGCCAGTCTGCTGGACCTCCTCCCGGCCTGGCCCTACTACATTTTGGTCATGGAGGTGATTTGCCTGGCTATTTTCGGCCTGCTTTATTTGCCCTTCCGCACAAAATCACTGAAATAA